One Sodalis praecaptivus DNA segment encodes these proteins:
- a CDS encoding M20 aminoacylase family protein, with product MNNKLKFTEVADLAPLHETMITLRRHLHQHPELSNEEEATAALVAEKLRAWGYQVTTGIGGHSVVGTLRAGSGTRTLGLRADMDALPIAETSGVPYASQTPGKMHACGHDGHTAMLLGAACHLAQTRNFSGTLNLIFQPAEEIGFNSGAERMIQEGLFDRFPCDAVFGMHNHPGYPSGTLMFRDGPFMAACDTVYITVHGKGGHAARPQMAVDPIVAASSLVMALQTLVARNTDPFAAAVVTVGAFNAGQAPNVIPPSARLALSVRSFDAEVRRALEQRIRSLVESHVAGFGARAEIDYIPGYPVLINQQEQTEFASQVARDLLGEAQVVAPLPAIAGSEDFAYFLQQRPGCFLRIGNGDSAMLHQAAYDFNDENLVVGAAYWSRLTEQYLQD from the coding sequence ATGAATAATAAGTTAAAATTTACTGAAGTCGCCGATCTGGCACCGTTACATGAAACCATGATCACGTTACGTCGGCATTTGCATCAACATCCGGAACTCTCCAACGAAGAAGAAGCCACCGCGGCGCTGGTCGCGGAAAAACTGCGCGCCTGGGGCTACCAGGTCACCACCGGTATTGGCGGCCATAGCGTGGTGGGCACGCTGCGTGCGGGCAGCGGCACGCGTACGCTCGGTCTGCGCGCCGATATGGATGCCCTGCCGATTGCAGAGACCAGCGGCGTGCCGTACGCCAGCCAAACGCCGGGCAAAATGCACGCCTGCGGCCACGATGGCCACACCGCAATGCTGTTGGGGGCCGCCTGCCATCTGGCGCAAACGCGCAACTTTTCCGGCACCCTGAATCTTATTTTCCAGCCCGCCGAGGAAATCGGCTTCAACAGCGGCGCCGAACGGATGATCCAGGAGGGCCTGTTCGACCGTTTTCCCTGCGATGCGGTCTTTGGCATGCATAACCATCCCGGCTATCCCAGCGGCACGCTGATGTTCCGCGACGGCCCTTTTATGGCCGCCTGCGATACGGTGTATATCACCGTTCACGGTAAAGGCGGCCATGCGGCGCGCCCGCAAATGGCGGTGGACCCTATCGTGGCCGCCAGCAGTCTGGTCATGGCGTTACAGACCCTGGTGGCGCGCAATACCGATCCTTTTGCCGCCGCCGTGGTCACCGTCGGCGCTTTCAACGCCGGCCAGGCGCCAAATGTGATTCCCCCTAGCGCCCGGCTGGCGCTGAGCGTACGTTCGTTCGACGCCGAGGTGCGCCGCGCCCTCGAGCAGCGCATCCGCAGCCTAGTGGAAAGCCATGTGGCCGGCTTCGGCGCGCGTGCCGAGATCGACTATATTCCGGGATACCCGGTGCTGATAAACCAGCAAGAGCAGACCGAATTCGCCAGTCAGGTAGCGCGCGATCTGCTGGGCGAGGCGCAGGTGGTGGCGCCGTTACCGGCTATTGCCGGCAGCGAAGATTTCGCTTATTTCCTACAGCAGCGTCCCGGGTGTTTCTTGCGCATCGGCAACGGCGACAGTGCAATGTTGCATCAGGCCGCCTATGATTTTAACGATGAGAATCTGGTGGTGGGCGCCGCTTATTGGTCGCGGTTAACCGAGCAGTATTTGCAGGATTGA
- a CDS encoding AMP nucleosidase, whose amino-acid sequence MSVTPGIHLTANQALDKLERLYQESVTALRAAIQLFIEDGTLPDREARARGLFAYPQLRVHWDGVAHAQAKTRAYGRFTRPGSYVTTITRPQLFRPYLAEQLAMLEGEYAATIEVTASRQEIPFPYVIDGANLALDRSMSAGIAQYFPTTELAQIGDETADGLFQTGNRFPLSHFDALRTDFSLARLRHYTGTPAEHFQPYVLFTNYTRYVDEFVRWSRQQIGDPNSPYVALSCAGGNLLTEDAGPVEAEVSDLAWKNHQMPAYHLIDRHGQGITMVNIGVGPSNAKTICDHLAVLRPHAWLMIGHCGGLRESQTIGDYVLAHAYLRDDHVLDAVLPPDIPIPSIAEVQRALFDATKTVSGMPGEEVKLRLRTGTVVTTDDRNWELRYSASALRFNLSRAVAVDMESATIAAQGYRFRVPYGTLLCVSDKPLHGEIKLPGQANRFYEGAISEHLQIGICAIGLLREEGDRLHSRKLRTFNEPPFR is encoded by the coding sequence ATGTCAGTCACTCCCGGAATTCATCTCACCGCCAACCAGGCGTTGGACAAATTGGAACGGCTGTATCAGGAGTCGGTCACCGCCCTGCGCGCCGCTATCCAATTGTTTATCGAGGACGGCACGCTGCCCGATAGGGAAGCGCGCGCCCGGGGACTGTTCGCCTATCCGCAACTGCGCGTACATTGGGACGGCGTGGCGCATGCACAGGCTAAAACCCGCGCCTACGGGCGATTCACCCGTCCCGGCAGTTATGTCACCACGATCACCCGGCCCCAACTGTTCCGGCCCTACCTGGCAGAGCAGCTCGCGATGCTGGAAGGCGAATATGCCGCCACAATCGAAGTGACAGCGTCACGTCAGGAGATCCCCTTTCCCTATGTAATCGACGGCGCCAACCTGGCCCTCGACCGCTCCATGAGCGCCGGCATCGCCCAGTACTTTCCCACCACCGAATTGGCGCAAATCGGCGATGAGACCGCCGACGGCCTATTTCAGACCGGCAACCGTTTCCCGCTGTCGCATTTCGACGCCCTGCGCACCGACTTTTCACTGGCGCGGCTGCGGCACTATACCGGTACGCCGGCGGAGCATTTTCAGCCCTACGTCCTATTCACCAATTACACCCGCTACGTGGATGAGTTTGTCCGCTGGTCACGCCAGCAGATAGGCGATCCGAACAGCCCGTATGTCGCCCTGTCGTGCGCCGGCGGTAATCTGTTGACCGAAGATGCCGGGCCGGTGGAAGCCGAGGTGTCGGATCTGGCCTGGAAAAATCATCAAATGCCCGCCTATCATCTCATCGATCGCCACGGTCAGGGCATTACGATGGTCAATATCGGCGTCGGCCCCTCCAATGCCAAGACGATTTGCGATCATCTCGCGGTACTGCGTCCGCACGCGTGGCTGATGATTGGGCATTGCGGCGGCTTACGCGAAAGCCAGACCATCGGCGACTATGTCCTGGCGCACGCCTATTTGCGCGATGACCATGTGCTGGATGCCGTGTTGCCCCCCGACATTCCGATCCCCAGTATCGCCGAGGTGCAGCGCGCCCTGTTCGACGCCACCAAAACCGTCAGCGGCATGCCAGGGGAAGAGGTCAAACTGCGGCTGCGCACCGGCACCGTGGTTACCACAGACGATCGCAACTGGGAACTGCGCTACTCCGCCTCGGCGCTGCGTTTCAATCTCAGCCGCGCGGTGGCGGTGGATATGGAAAGCGCCACGATTGCGGCCCAGGGCTATCGTTTCCGCGTCCCCTACGGCACCCTATTGTGCGTTTCCGATAAGCCGCTGCACGGGGAAATCAAGCTACCCGGCCAGGCCAACCGGTTTTACGAAGGCGCCATTTCCGAGCATTTGCAGATAGGCATTTGCGCCATCGGCCTGTTGCGTGAAGAGGGGGACAGATTGCATTCCCGCAAGTTGCGCACCTTCAACGAACCGCCGTTCCGCTGA
- a CDS encoding LysR family transcriptional regulator — protein sequence MRLDDLRVFVQTADAGSFSLAARQLDIAPAYASGAVMRLERAIGTRLFVRNTRHLRLSEAGERYLPHARAALEAMAQGQRALALGQDEIAGPLRLSAPSDFGRNILLPWLDDFQQRYPRVSVQLSISDRAADLVRQPLDAAIRYGALMDSSLVAQPLVTDLRRALCAAPAYLARFGTPDSPQALRQHNCLRYFWGDTTYERWRFHLARETQTVVVSGDRTSDDAELVRRWAVAGHGLVYKSRLDLLPDIRAGRLREIFPAGYGEPAPLQLVCAHRSLLTPAIQQLLVFLRTRAAALLAG from the coding sequence ATGCGTCTTGATGATCTGCGCGTGTTTGTGCAAACCGCCGATGCCGGCAGTTTCTCTCTGGCGGCACGCCAATTGGATATTGCGCCGGCCTACGCCAGCGGTGCCGTGATGCGCCTGGAGCGGGCAATCGGAACGCGGCTGTTTGTGCGCAATACCCGGCATTTGCGGCTATCGGAAGCGGGCGAGCGTTATTTACCGCACGCGCGCGCGGCGCTGGAGGCGATGGCGCAGGGCCAGCGCGCGCTGGCGCTGGGTCAGGATGAGATAGCGGGACCGCTGCGCCTTTCTGCCCCTTCGGATTTCGGCCGCAATATCTTGCTGCCCTGGCTGGATGATTTCCAGCAACGCTATCCCCGCGTCAGCGTGCAGCTGAGCATCAGCGATCGGGCGGCGGATCTGGTGCGTCAGCCGCTGGATGCGGCTATCCGCTACGGCGCGCTGATGGATTCCTCGCTAGTGGCCCAGCCGCTGGTGACGGACCTGCGGCGCGCGCTGTGCGCCGCGCCGGCCTATTTGGCGCGCTTTGGGACGCCTGACTCGCCCCAGGCGCTGCGCCAGCATAATTGCTTGCGCTATTTTTGGGGTGATACCACCTACGAACGCTGGCGGTTCCATTTAGCGCGGGAGACGCAGACCGTGGTCGTGAGCGGCGATCGCACCAGCGACGATGCCGAGCTGGTCCGGCGTTGGGCGGTGGCAGGCCATGGCCTGGTCTATAAATCCCGTCTCGACCTGTTGCCGGATATTCGGGCGGGGCGACTGCGCGAGATTTTTCCCGCCGGCTATGGCGAGCCGGCGCCGCTACAGCTGGTGTGCGCCCATCGTTCGCTATTGACGCCGGCGATACAACAGCTGCTGGTGTTTCTGCGCACGCGGGCGGCGGCGTTGCTGGCCGGCTGA
- a CDS encoding zinc-binding alcohol dehydrogenase family protein, protein MHAFGFYQPLPITAPDALVALELPEPTLGDYDLLVEVKAISVNPVDVKVRAGSTPAPGEARIPGWDAAGIVLKTGARVSRFAVGDRVWYAGDIRRPGSYAERQAVDERLVGPMPATLDFAEAAALPLTAITAWELLFDRLKVQHHDPAAPGALLVIGAAGGVGSILLQLARALTGLTLVATASRDETRRWVQTLGAHAVIDHSQPWAPQLADQGISPIDYVIGLNHTDSYIPQIIEVLAPEGQLALIDDPQQFDIVPFKSKSLSVHWELMFTRSLYQTPSQARQHALLRRVAELVDRGVLRTTLTRRFDGITLDNLRQAHTLLEQGATRGKIVLVR, encoded by the coding sequence ATGCACGCCTTTGGCTTTTATCAACCGTTGCCGATAACCGCCCCCGATGCGCTGGTGGCGCTCGAGCTGCCGGAACCCACGCTGGGCGACTATGATTTGCTGGTGGAGGTGAAAGCGATTTCCGTCAACCCGGTGGATGTGAAGGTACGCGCCGGCTCGACCCCGGCGCCGGGCGAGGCGCGCATTCCCGGCTGGGACGCGGCGGGGATCGTATTGAAGACCGGCGCGCGCGTCAGCCGCTTTGCCGTCGGCGATCGGGTCTGGTATGCGGGGGATATCCGCCGCCCCGGCAGCTATGCCGAACGTCAGGCGGTGGACGAACGGCTCGTGGGCCCGATGCCTGCGACGCTGGATTTCGCCGAGGCCGCCGCACTGCCGCTGACCGCCATTACCGCCTGGGAGTTGTTGTTCGACCGGCTCAAAGTTCAGCACCATGATCCCGCCGCGCCGGGCGCCCTGTTGGTGATCGGCGCCGCCGGCGGCGTCGGCTCGATTCTGTTGCAGTTGGCCCGCGCCCTGACGGGGCTTACCCTGGTCGCCACCGCCTCACGCGACGAAACGCGCCGCTGGGTGCAAACCCTGGGCGCGCACGCGGTCATCGATCACAGCCAACCTTGGGCGCCGCAGCTGGCGGACCAGGGCATTAGCCCTATCGATTATGTTATTGGTTTGAATCACACCGACAGTTATATCCCGCAGATTATCGAGGTGCTCGCCCCCGAAGGGCAACTGGCGCTGATTGACGATCCACAGCAATTTGACATCGTCCCGTTTAAAAGCAAATCCCTTAGCGTGCATTGGGAACTGATGTTTACCCGCTCCCTCTATCAAACCCCGTCGCAGGCGCGGCAGCACGCCCTGCTGCGTCGGGTGGCGGAGCTGGTGGATCGGGGCGTGCTACGGACCACCCTGACCCGCCGCTTTGACGGTATCACGCTCGACAATCTGCGCCAGGCGCATACGCTGCTGGAACAGGGTGCCACCCGCGGCAAAATCGTGCTGGTCCGGTAA
- a CDS encoding IclR family transcriptional regulator — protein MTMKSLRNALRILDAFSLQRPVWGVRELSQYSGLSPSVVQRALAAFRDGGFLQQCPQSKRYEPGARFWEYGQIFRSRLRLDDVIARELRALADASGETAWFTVLDNEQALCVQVAQSARDVIIAIRSGERTPLFLGSRGKVMLAFMPPALRERQLRQVTAPAAQRRLLDALATIKRQGWWLSRGERLENVTGLSVPLFNAGGEVFASLTLGGPTSRLPEKVTMSHLPALLAARRAIAACWHTLNG, from the coding sequence ATGACCATGAAATCGTTGCGCAACGCGCTGCGTATTCTTGACGCCTTCAGCCTACAGCGGCCGGTCTGGGGCGTGCGCGAGCTCAGCCAATACAGTGGACTCTCTCCCTCGGTGGTACAGCGCGCGCTGGCGGCTTTCCGCGACGGCGGTTTCCTACAGCAGTGTCCGCAAAGCAAACGTTATGAGCCCGGCGCGCGTTTTTGGGAATACGGCCAGATCTTCCGCTCACGCCTGCGCCTGGACGATGTTATCGCCCGCGAACTGCGCGCGCTGGCGGACGCCAGCGGCGAAACCGCCTGGTTCACGGTATTGGATAATGAGCAGGCGTTGTGCGTGCAGGTGGCACAAAGCGCCAGAGACGTCATCATCGCCATTCGCAGCGGCGAGCGTACGCCGCTCTTCCTCGGTTCACGCGGCAAAGTGATGCTGGCCTTTATGCCGCCGGCGCTGCGCGAGCGCCAGCTACGGCAGGTAACCGCGCCGGCCGCCCAACGGCGGCTGCTCGACGCTCTCGCTACCATCAAACGTCAAGGCTGGTGGCTATCGCGCGGCGAACGTCTTGAGAACGTGACCGGGCTTAGCGTTCCCCTGTTCAACGCCGGCGGTGAGGTGTTTGCCTCCTTGACGTTGGGCGGGCCGACGTCACGGCTGCCGGAAAAGGTGACAATGTCACATTTACCTGCCCTTCTCGCCGCCCGCCGCGCCATTGCCGCCTGCTGGCATACCCTCAACGGATGA
- a CDS encoding alpha/beta fold hydrolase, giving the protein MTLPAAYSLREMGSFHLGATPQTVSGAAVSDYVLAPGGVPVSIDPNGTTSVGQAWVQYFLPATAEQRLPLSFWHGGSLTGAMWETTPDGREGWLHYFLRRGWPVYNVDAVERGRAGWAPRDPHFASPAILRTAEDSFCQFRIGARVPRATPDALRAAAYPHCQFPLAAFEQFMCQVVPRWATTDDLILNAYCRLLDRLGPQIIIAHSQGAAFALRAAARRPDKVKAIVAIEPAQGGGEEALTALAAIPLLLVYGDNLHLDARWPQIRARTDAYFAQLSARGARVDILDLPRAGLLGNSHMLMMEHNNHAIAALIARWLMDIPGASRAAVGDDVDG; this is encoded by the coding sequence ATGACGTTACCGGCCGCGTATTCCCTGCGGGAAATGGGATCGTTTCATCTCGGCGCGACGCCGCAAACCGTTTCCGGCGCCGCGGTCAGCGACTATGTGCTGGCGCCCGGCGGCGTGCCGGTAAGCATCGACCCTAACGGCACCACCAGCGTTGGCCAGGCCTGGGTACAGTATTTCCTGCCGGCTACCGCCGAGCAGCGCCTGCCGCTCAGCTTCTGGCATGGCGGTTCGCTGACCGGCGCGATGTGGGAAACCACGCCGGACGGCCGCGAGGGGTGGCTACACTATTTTCTGCGCCGCGGCTGGCCGGTGTACAACGTCGACGCCGTCGAGCGTGGTCGAGCCGGCTGGGCCCCGCGCGACCCGCATTTTGCCTCGCCGGCCATTCTGCGTACCGCCGAGGACAGTTTTTGCCAGTTTCGCATCGGCGCCCGCGTCCCGCGGGCAACGCCCGACGCCCTGCGGGCCGCCGCCTACCCCCATTGCCAATTTCCGCTCGCCGCGTTCGAGCAGTTCATGTGTCAAGTGGTGCCACGCTGGGCCACCACCGATGATTTGATCCTCAACGCCTATTGCCGGCTGCTGGACCGTCTAGGGCCGCAGATTATCATCGCCCATTCTCAAGGCGCGGCGTTTGCGCTACGCGCCGCCGCTCGCCGGCCGGATAAGGTCAAAGCCATCGTTGCCATCGAACCGGCGCAGGGCGGCGGCGAGGAGGCGCTGACGGCGCTGGCCGCAATCCCGCTGCTGCTGGTGTATGGCGATAATTTACACCTCGATGCGCGCTGGCCGCAGATCCGCGCGCGCACCGACGCCTATTTTGCCCAACTTTCCGCCCGCGGCGCGCGGGTGGATATCCTGGATCTCCCCCGGGCGGGTCTGCTGGGGAATTCGCACATGTTGATGATGGAACATAACAACCACGCTATTGCCGCGCTCATCGCGCGCTGGCTGATGGACATTCCCGGCGCGAGCCGCGCCGCTGTTGGAGACGATGTTGATGGATAA
- a CDS encoding MFS transporter, producing MDNVSELETTTLRKVALRLMPLLTLGYFLASLDRVNVGFAALQMNDDVGLSAAAFGLGAGLFFVAYCFFAVPCNVMMVKVGARRWLSLVMVAWGVISSAMALVQGPWSFYVLRFLLGIAEAGFFPGVIYFFTLWFPKTVRGRMVAILMMALPLSSVLGSPVSAALLLTDGVLQLRGWHWLFIIEGIPAVALGLLALLILPRDVQSARWLTVPQRDWLTRELREPEAAAALPREPLWRQLFNKQVLLLTLVYMGGTAVTNGLSLWQPQMIKSFHMSTMQIGLLNAIPFAIASLAMYLWGAHSDKHRERTWHTCLPLLLGAAGLAGTMWVSTLGPTIAVLCVAIIAASMIKGPFWAMATEQLPAQTAAVAIGQINALNNLGVFAGTWLIGTIRTATGSFTYALAPLVALSLAASLAAWYLGRRRPVTQPLNAK from the coding sequence ATGGATAATGTGAGCGAGCTTGAAACCACCACCCTGCGCAAAGTTGCGCTGCGGCTGATGCCCCTTTTGACCTTAGGCTATTTTCTGGCGTCGCTGGATCGCGTCAACGTAGGCTTTGCCGCTTTGCAAATGAATGACGACGTCGGCCTGTCCGCGGCGGCGTTTGGCCTCGGCGCCGGGCTTTTTTTCGTCGCCTACTGCTTTTTCGCCGTGCCCTGCAACGTGATGATGGTCAAAGTCGGCGCGCGCCGCTGGCTGTCGCTGGTGATGGTGGCCTGGGGCGTTATCTCAAGCGCCATGGCGCTGGTGCAAGGCCCGTGGTCATTCTACGTCCTGCGCTTTTTGCTGGGGATCGCTGAAGCGGGTTTCTTCCCCGGGGTGATTTACTTTTTTACCCTGTGGTTCCCAAAGACCGTGCGCGGGCGGATGGTGGCGATATTGATGATGGCGCTGCCGCTGAGTAGCGTGCTCGGGTCCCCCGTTTCCGCCGCACTGCTGTTGACCGATGGCGTCCTGCAGCTGCGCGGCTGGCATTGGTTATTCATTATCGAAGGGATACCGGCGGTCGCGCTCGGCCTGTTGGCGCTACTGATTTTGCCGCGCGATGTGCAGTCCGCCCGCTGGCTGACGGTGCCGCAGCGCGACTGGTTGACCCGCGAACTGCGCGAACCTGAGGCGGCGGCGGCCCTGCCCCGCGAGCCGTTGTGGCGCCAGCTGTTCAATAAACAGGTGCTACTATTAACGCTGGTGTATATGGGGGGAACGGCGGTAACCAACGGCCTGTCGCTGTGGCAACCGCAAATGATTAAGAGCTTCCATATGTCCACTATGCAAATAGGGCTGCTGAACGCCATCCCGTTTGCCATCGCCAGTCTGGCGATGTACCTCTGGGGCGCCCATTCGGATAAGCATCGTGAGCGGACCTGGCACACCTGCCTGCCGCTGCTCCTGGGCGCCGCCGGGTTGGCCGGCACCATGTGGGTCTCCACCCTTGGCCCCACCATTGCAGTATTGTGCGTGGCGATTATCGCCGCATCGATGATTAAGGGCCCCTTCTGGGCGATGGCTACCGAACAGTTACCGGCCCAGACCGCGGCCGTGGCGATAGGACAAATTAACGCGCTGAATAACCTTGGGGTCTTTGCCGGCACCTGGCTTATCGGCACGATCCGTACCGCCACCGGCAGCTTTACCTATGCGCTGGCGCCGCTGGTGGCGCTGTCGCTGGCGGCCAGCCTGGCCGCCTGGTATCTGGGCAGGCGGCGCCCCGTCACCCAGCCGCTTAACGCCAAATAA